The genomic interval GATGGCCTGCCGGCGCACCGCCGCCTCCTTGCTGGTGTAGGCGCCCTTCCAATAGAGTTTGTTCGCAAAAAGATCGGGAATAATGGATACACATTGCAAGCCTAGATCATCCAAGGCCCTTTTCATTTCCTTGGCATTGTCCACGTCAATGTCCCAGGTGCCCACCAGTTCGATGCCCTTGACATATTCGATGGCTGCCGCCTGTTTGAGCATCTCCATGGTGGTGGGATTGGTCTTGTATCCGCCGCAAA from Bacillota bacterium carries:
- a CDS encoding sugar phosphate isomerase/epimerase; this translates as MRRYSVILGNLGNTKDRFCGGYKTNPTTMEMLKQAAAIEYVKGIELVGTWDIDVDNAKEMKRALDDLGLQCVSIIPDLFANKLYWKGAYTSKEAAVRRQAI